Proteins encoded together in one Bradyrhizobium sp. PSBB068 window:
- a CDS encoding polysaccharide deacetylase family protein gives MRSALGLMLASVVAAIVIAGVWFWTSSPRADAAPPQTTAASQADPLPTAAKQAARDDVDTTAALSKRADATQAAAPAAAPAPAPAPVVAMPKCANPDGLGISRTVVVDTTGGPGFGFLQYKQYDFLTDHEVVLTFDDGPWPTTPAVLKALADECTKAVFFPIGLHTTYHPDILRQVAAAGHTIGAHTWSHAHLASKKITEQQAKDEIEKGFSAVKLALGANPAPFFRFPALAHTPATTAYLGTRNIAMFSVDVDSNDFKSKSSDEVINNVMTKLDKEHKGIILMHDLQKHTAQALPTLLRKLKAGGYKVVWMKAKTQIETLPEYDAMMAKTEKPVASGRPIGNVVQTVAE, from the coding sequence ATGCGTAGTGCGTTGGGCCTGATGCTGGCCAGTGTTGTAGCGGCGATCGTGATCGCCGGCGTGTGGTTCTGGACCTCCTCCCCGCGTGCCGACGCGGCGCCTCCGCAGACAACGGCAGCAAGCCAGGCCGATCCGCTGCCCACAGCGGCCAAGCAGGCCGCCAGAGACGATGTCGACACGACCGCCGCGCTCTCGAAGCGCGCCGACGCCACCCAGGCGGCGGCCCCGGCCGCTGCCCCTGCACCGGCGCCCGCTCCGGTCGTGGCGATGCCAAAATGCGCCAATCCCGATGGGCTCGGCATCAGCCGCACCGTCGTGGTCGACACCACAGGCGGCCCGGGCTTCGGCTTCCTGCAGTACAAGCAATATGACTTCCTGACCGACCATGAGGTGGTGCTGACCTTCGACGACGGTCCGTGGCCGACCACGCCCGCCGTGCTCAAGGCGCTGGCGGACGAGTGCACCAAGGCGGTGTTCTTCCCGATCGGCCTGCACACCACCTATCACCCCGATATCCTCCGCCAGGTCGCCGCCGCCGGCCACACCATCGGCGCCCACACCTGGTCGCACGCGCATCTGGCGAGCAAGAAGATCACCGAGCAGCAGGCCAAGGACGAGATCGAGAAGGGTTTTAGCGCGGTGAAGCTGGCACTCGGCGCCAATCCGGCTCCGTTCTTCCGCTTCCCGGCACTGGCGCACACGCCGGCGACCACCGCCTATCTCGGCACCCGCAACATCGCGATGTTCTCGGTCGACGTCGACTCCAACGACTTCAAGTCCAAGAGCTCCGACGAAGTGATCAACAACGTGATGACCAAGCTCGACAAGGAGCACAAGGGCATCATCCTGATGCACGATCTGCAGAAGCACACCGCACAGGCGCTGCCGACGCTGCTGCGCAAGCTGAAGGCCGGCGGCTACAAGGTGGTCTGGATGAAGGCCAAGACCCAGATCGAGACGCTGCCGGAATACGACGCGATGATGGCGAAGACCGAGAAGCCGGTCGCATCGGGCCGGCCGATCGGCAACGTCGTGCAGACGGTGGCCGAGTAA